AGAAATAGATGTTTCAAGATCTACATTAAGATAAAACATTCATGGCAATGAAGGAGAGATAAGCTTtatgtcgatttttattcttaaaatgacaatttacagtataaaaatatCCCCTTTCAGCACCCCTTTGAATTATAAGCACCTCCTCGAACACTTTGAATAAGAAAGGGGGTCAagtggcaccttgttggaaagggattttagttctctgttcagcaatataaaattttatgaatttggTGCAataataactgagaaaattcatttttaagataaattaaatgttcaaaatgactaCTATTCGCTTGATATAACCGatgcgattttggaattcttgtacattttgtatgacctcaggggttattttgttaatttctttctttatcctaatttttaaatcagcaatattttCTAGTATAAATAGTagttaaaatatactttagattttaaataaccccataataagcgacgtttcatttaaacagaacggttaacaaacagaactgtagatattgtTTTGTGTGTGATGTGTGTGTGTTTACACATTTAAAACACATAAACTGGCGTTTTTTCACAAATTCTGTacttaaaagaaaaaatcatagTCCACCATTCAGCAATACATTATGTAAACCATTCTTCTgctaaaaaagtatttgaataaaatggcaggaaaaaaaatttttaacaaggtTGTTTAAAACAATAAGAATcgtttaaaacataaaaaacacttttgttcaaatataaaaaataaatttcttccaaCCTTGTTGTAGGTAGATacgtattattattatcaaataatttttttatgcactGCCTGAGCTACTATACTACACACCTAGAACTAAGATTTATCTTAAAGAATTGATAtctttggaaaaaatatgaattttccgATGGGGTTTTTCTCGATTAAAAGCAAAATCGCTTCACATCTGACAAATAAATATGAGTAGGATACTCTAGAGAATTGTTTAACCATGTCTTTATGAAGACCTTATTTTGATTCTGAATAACTTGATGACACTGCCCATTGCAGATGAAATTCTCCAAAGCACtcctatttataaaataaagattttcAAACAAGATACCAATAATTTATTCTGTAACCTCAAAAAAGTGAGAGATATCGATTTTGGATATTCCagcattgaaaaaattcattggGATCAAAGATAAGGGCATGTTGATATTTTGCAAGGATTGTAGAAACTGTTTAATGTATAcgactttcaaatattttgaaaaattccccTCAGCATTCAAATTaactaaaacaataaatttttttaatcccaATAAGACTGGCAATAATCCATGCAACTAATgtctgaaggaattgatattttattgacTGCAAACAGATGCAACGCCATTACATTTGAAAAAGCAGAGAGGgcttttagaaatattattctGACGAATTAGATCACTCTCAATAAGATGAAAAACTATTGCAGATGTGATGGAGTAGATGATTTTTGGatggaaattatcaaaaacagtaattgtactaaaaaaaaaatggtgcaattttggttgaaaatttaaaagaagaatcACTTATAGACCAAAGttgagtttttttaacaatttatttctgACCTCTAAACAGATAACAATAATCTGGCATCGAGGccttaaattattaaatcataacagaatacaaataaataatataattctggtattttatattatttcattctatTTCTCAATAGCTTCTTAAGTTCCCTGTACAAATTTTTGTCACTTCCCCCTATTTCTGACTTAAAAACACTGTTATATGCAGTTATGCTTGCAAATATTGGAGAGTTTTgtgcttttttatatttaaacaattgTGCTTAAGTGCAGATTGTAATTGTGgtcattttgttttaatttaatatcagtttttattaggttttttgtattttatatatgagttttatttgctcaaatttttttcgtttgtCGAAGTTTAGGAATGGATAGATAATATAGTTATTATTTTGCAGACtctgtaatttattatttagtgcTACAGTGTCATTTCCATAGCATGGGATAAGGTACATTATATGTGGTTCAACAAAACTGTTATACAGTAAGTACCTAGAGTTAGCACTAAACATATGATTGCATCGTTTAATTGAACCTAATATTAGAGACACTGTTCGTTGAAAACCAAATTGATGTTGTGAATTTATATCCAGGTTGGAATTAGTTCATTGCAGTAACAATTTCAACTGTTtcacattataaaattattattgtatttttacaGTAAGTAAATGAAATGATATTTACCTTTTCCCCAGCGTCTACCATACCACCAGGTATAGCCCATTGTTTACAATCATGTCTTTGTATAGCACAGAACTGTAAAATTGGTAAATTTGTGGTATtactaataacttttttattaccCTCCATCTTCCATCTAGTTACAACAGGATCTGCTGCATGATTAGGTCCCCATTTTCCTAAGATTCCTCTCCCTTTAATACCCGTTCTTCCTTCAGGATTCAGCGGTCTACCATTAACAATTCTGTAAGTACCTAGATGGAAATCATATATGATTCAAATTCTAAATATATAGTAAATGGAATTATATATAACCTGTGtgactttttctatttatatcacCATCAAGTTCGTTCCATTTAGGTTTAAAACTTTTGTCTTCAATAGGAGGATCCGCCCATGGTTTGTTCACAAGAGCTTTTGAATTGTACTCTGGAGGATCATAATCACCTACACAAACGGACCAATGCACTTGTTCATCTTTTATTTGTAACCTTTTTACATCACTAAAGGGGTATAAAACACCTCTACACTTTGTATGTACCATTCTT
The window above is part of the Diorhabda sublineata isolate icDioSubl1.1 chromosome 3, icDioSubl1.1, whole genome shotgun sequence genome. Proteins encoded here:
- the LOC130441352 gene encoding ADP-ribose pyrophosphatase, mitochondrial isoform X2 produces the protein MKWYIIFMLIGFKESMLLKRMVHTKCRGVLYPFSDVKRLQIKDEQVHWSVCVGDYDPPEYNSKALVNKPWADPPIEDKSFKPKWNELDGDINRKSHTGTYRIVNGRPLNPEGRTGIKGRGILGKWGPNHAADPVVTRWKMEGNKKVISNTTNLPILQFCAIQRHDCKQWAIPGGMVDAGEKVSETVQREFREEALNSLQVSKEQAEADEKMIRNFFKNGVVIYEGYVDDPRNTDNAWMETVAYNFHDEDGSHVGKLNLTAGDDAQNIQWMDIDQNIDLYASHSNFIKAVVERLKSHW
- the LOC130441352 gene encoding ADP-ribose pyrophosphatase, mitochondrial isoform X1 — encoded protein: MLLKRMVHTKCRGVLYPFSDVKRLQIKDEQVHWSVCVGDYDPPEYNSKALVNKPWADPPIEDKSFKPKWNELDGDINRKSHTGTYRIVNGRPLNPEGRTGIKGRGILGKWGPNHAADPVVTRWKMEGNKKVISNTTNLPILQFCAIQRHDCKQWAIPGGMVDAGEKVSETVQREFREEALNSLQVSKEQAEADEKMIRNFFKNGVVIYEGYVDDPRNTDNAWMETVAYNFHDEDGSHVGKLNLTAGDDAQNIQWMDIDQNIDLYASHSNFIKAVVERLKSHW